In Macadamia integrifolia cultivar HAES 741 chromosome 1, SCU_Mint_v3, whole genome shotgun sequence, a single window of DNA contains:
- the LOC122065119 gene encoding UPF0481 protein At3g47200-like — MEETNVVITSQDIHDSIRQKLSQRSNPSLGSTTSIHRVHKRIRKLNEDAYTPDTVSIGPYHRSTQSLLAMEDHKLQYLQALLDRTRERTSLEEYVEALMELEVEARGCYSEPINLTTKEFIEMMLFDGFFIIELFRKNSNFVPVDDYDPIFYSSSRRARIVRDLVLLENQIPISVLQRLFDLSKDPNHDSLPLIKMALFFFHDLIPQAMHKCPQNTKSIRDNHLLDLLSYTLDSSLSTIKMQGLSTGLESLQSVTELRRSSVNLIDIKFNEGVFEIPQLCVNDYTDSFFRNLIAHEQYRIGGTHYITSYAMLMDYLINSTDDVAYLRDRGIIINQIGDDIKVLSLFSNLCSEISINATDFYYSDLCEKVHEYYNRRSNKWKATLNRDYCNSPWKIISVVVAIVLLFLTVSGTVFTALRFFNVHA, encoded by the exons ATGGAGGAGACTAATGTTGTGATAACTTCACAAGATATTCATGATTCTATCAGACAAAAGCTTTCTCAGAGGTCCAATCCATCATTGGGGTCAACAACTTCTATTCACAGAGTCCACAAAAGAATTCGCAAACTGAACGAAGATGCTTACACCCCAGACACAGTCTCCATCGGCCCCTATCACCGTTCGACACAAAGCTTGCTGGCCATGGAAGACCATAAGTTGCAATACCTCCAAGCATTGCTTGATCGAACAAGAGAGAGAACCAGTCTAGAAGAGTATGTGGAAGCTCTCATGGAATTAGAAGTTGAAGCCCGTGGATGTTACTCAGAACCCATCAACTTAACTACAAAAGAATTCATAGAAATGATGCTCTTTGATGGCTTCTTCATCATTGAATTATTTcggaaaaattcaaattttgttcCAGTAGATGATTATGATCCAATATTCTATTCCAGTTCAAGGAGAGCAAGGATTGTTCGTGATTTGGTATTACTTGAAAACCAAATACCCATTTCGGTTCTTCAAAGATTATTCGATCTAAGTAAGGATCCTAACCATGATTCTCTACCACTCATCAAAATggctctctttttcttccatgaTTTGATACCACAAGCCATGCACAAGTGTCCTCAAAATACTAAGTCCATTAGAGACAACCATTTACTTGATCTGTTAAGCTACACACTTGATAGTTCTCTTTCAACGATCAAGATGCAAGGATTGAGTACAGGACTAGAATCTCTACAGTCCGTGACGGAGCTCCGGCGTTCCAGTGTCAA CTTGATTGATATAAAGTTCAATGAAGGAGTGTTTGAAATCCCTCAATTATGTGTTAATGATTACACAGATTCCTTTTTCCGAAATCTTATTGCTCACGAGCAATACCGTATTGGAGGTACACACTACATAACATCATATGCCATGTTGATGGATTACCTTATAAACTCTACTGATGATGTGGCATATCTACGTGATCGTGGAATTATTATTAATCAAATAGGTGACGATATTAAGGTCTTGTCTCTATTTAGCAATCTCTGTAGTGAAATTTCAATTAATGCTACGGACTTCTATTACAGTGACTTGTGTGAGAAAGTGCATGAATATTATAACAGACGCAGTAACAAATGGAAAGCTACATTAAACAGAGATTATTGCAACAGTCCATGGAAGATCATTTCAGTGGTTGTAGCAATTGTATTACTTTTTCTCACGGTCTCTGGTACTGTATTTACCGCATTGCGTTTCTTCAATGTTCATGCATAA